The Saprospiraceae bacterium genome includes a window with the following:
- a CDS encoding peptide deformylase → MILPVFAFGQPVLKKKAIDINSDFDELKQLIDNMWETMYTAHGVGIAAPQVGVSIRLFVIDTIQIMEEEKIAEGIKKVFINAKIIEETGEMWAYEEGCLSIPNIRGDVERQQKVRIQYLDENFEKHDEIYEGINARVIQHEYDHIEGILFVEKLKPLKKKLIQRKLNDIKAGKATADYKIKFVRM, encoded by the coding sequence ATGATTTTACCTGTTTTTGCATTTGGCCAGCCGGTCTTAAAGAAAAAAGCAATTGACATCAATAGTGATTTTGATGAGCTAAAACAGCTGATAGACAATATGTGGGAAACCATGTACACTGCTCATGGAGTGGGTATTGCTGCTCCTCAGGTAGGAGTATCTATCAGACTTTTTGTCATTGACACTATTCAGATCATGGAAGAAGAAAAAATAGCTGAAGGCATAAAAAAAGTATTTATCAATGCAAAGATCATAGAAGAAACCGGCGAAATGTGGGCATATGAAGAAGGTTGCCTTAGTATTCCTAATATACGTGGTGATGTAGAAAGACAACAAAAAGTCAGGATACAATATCTGGATGAAAACTTTGAAAAACATGACGAAATATATGAGGGCATCAATGCACGTGTTATTCAGCATGAATATGATCATATCGAAGGCATCCTCTTTGTCGAAAAGTTAAAACCTCTGAAAAAAAAATTAATCCAGCGCAAACTGAATGATATCAAAGCAGGAAAAGCAACGGCAGATTATAAGATCAAATTTGTCAGAATGTAA